One window of Branchiostoma lanceolatum isolate klBraLanc5 chromosome 6, klBraLanc5.hap2, whole genome shotgun sequence genomic DNA carries:
- the LOC136436785 gene encoding apoptosis-inducing factor 1, mitochondrial-like isoform X9: MFRIAGSVTAARLTAACCRTVTTKQFQVHGASLHVLSSDTSRKTRHGPAHRTPPSWQSVRSMASAGESQSKINYIFFGLAALFGGGGIVYWWSRKYMRETSKDTPKKAAAAVSSASKEAAETVAEKPVPETTKSAPAAPPPAVETPAEAAPDAESKKLLDAVPQSYPDFEVMPEIPGHAKYLLIGGGTASFAAFRAIRASDAKAQVLVVTEEEELPYMRPPLSKELWYSDEPKLVEKMKFKQWNGKERSVYYNPPSFYVEPKELAYQENGGVAVVKGRKVMKLNPQKQVAVLDNGWEIFYDKVLIATGGRPRNIPVFERASQEVKDRVTLFRGIKDFKRLDEVSKNASSIVVVGGGFLGSELTCALGKRSRDSSLKVIQMFPEQGNMGKVLPEYLSQWTTAKVREEGATVKPETFVKRARFSDGKVILKLNTGEEISTDHVVVAVGLEPNTELAKESGLEVDDMHGGFRVNAELEARSDIWVAGDASSFYDIKLGRRRVEHHDHAVVSGRLAGENMTGAKKPYWHQSMFWSDLGPDVGYEAIGIVDSSLPTVAVFAKATEKDTPRAVVEETGESLRSVTETEALSIFGSAMQQAAPATVPDLEVMEATLPTKESPPSAEPEKAPTPEAQPEPAPAAVAPAAEPTAEPASETPPEPAAAPASETPPEPAAAPASDTPESAAAPASEAPESPAETAAALEAPSEPAEIPSSEPVATPASEPAAAPSEAPAANSETPSTGEEAVAAESSETTAAPEVEGVRDTKVFDLANYPFALFPHPESATDEPAPDVEAAAKLVAEVEAENRVAPTPKEDYGKGVIFYLRDDIIVGVVLWNLFNRMPIARKIVKEGKQHQDLAEVAKLFDLHADED; encoded by the exons ATGTTTCGGATAGCAGGATCGGTCACCGCTGCACGACTTACTGCAGCGTGCTGCAGGACGGTGACCACCAAGCAGTTCCAAGTTCACG GTGCTAGCCTGCATGTCTTATCATCAGACACGTCCAGAAAGACCAGACATGGCCCTGCTCACAGGACACCCCCTTCATGGCAGAGTGTGCGGTCTATGGCATCTGCGGGAGAATCCCAATCCAAGATTAACTATATATTTTTCGGGCTAGCTGCGTTATTTGGTGGTGGAGGTATCGTTTAT TGGTGGTCACGGAAG TACATGCGAGAAACATCCAAAGATACGCCAAAGAAAGCTGCAGCCGCTGTGTCTTCTGCAAGTAAGGAAGCCGCAGAGACAGTTGCTGAGAAACCTGTGCCAGAAACTACAAAATCGG CTCCAGCTGCTCCGCCACCAGCTGTAGAAACACCTGCTGAAGCAGCACCTGATGCTGAAA GCAAGAAACTGTTGGATGCGGTGCCTCAGTCCTACCCTGACTTTGAGGTCATGCCTGAAATCCCGGGCCATGCCAAGTACCTGCTGATTGGAGGGGGGACAGCGTCATTTGCTGCTTTCAGAGCAATCAGGGCAAGTGATGCGAAGGCTCAG GTCCTTGTGGTGACAGAAGAGGAGGAGCTTCCCTACATGAGGCCACCGCTGTCCAAGGAGCTGTGGTACAGCGACGAGCCCAAACTGGTGGAGAAAATGAAATTCAAGCAGTGGAATGGCAAGGAGAGAAG TGTCTACTATAACCCACCATCCTTCTATGTGGAGCCTAAAGAGTTGGCATACCAGGAAAACGGAGGAGTGGCTGTTGTCAAAGGAAGAAAG GTGATGAAGCTGAACCCACAGAAACAGGTGGCTGTGCTGGACAATGGGTGGGAAATCTTCTACGACAAGGTCCTCATCGCCACAGGTGGCAGACCTCGTAACATACCCGTGTTCGAGAGGGCATCACAGGAAGTCAAGGACAGGGTCACTCTCTTCAGAGGA ATCAAGGATTTTAAGAGACTGGATGAGGTGTCCAAGAATGCGAGCTCCATTGTAGTGGTGGGAGGGGGTTTCCTGGGGAGTGAGCTCACCTGTGCCCTGGGGAAGAGGAGTAGGGACTCCAGCCTCAAGGTCATCCAGATGTTCCCAGAGCAAG gGAATATGGGAAAAGTTCTCCCTGAGTACCTGAGCCAGTGGACAACAGCAAAAGTCAGAGAAG aGGGAGCCACTGTGAAACCAGAAACATTTGTGAAGAGAGCCAGGTTTAGTGATGGAAAGGTGATCCTCAAGCTCAACACAGGAGAAGAG ATCTCTACAGACCATGTAGTTGTGGCAGTAGGCCTGGAGCCCAACACAGAACTGGCCAAGGAGTCAGGACTGGAAGTAGACGACATGCACGGAGGCTTCAGAGTCAATGCTGAACTAGAGGCCAGATCTGACATCTGGGTG GCTGGCGACGCCTCCTCTTTCTATGACATCAAGCTGGGTCGGCGGAGGGTGGAACACCACGATCACGCTGTCGTCAGTGGCCGACTGGCTGGGGAAAACATGACGGGCGCCAAGAAACCCTACTGGCATCAGTCCATGTTCTG GTCTGACCTGGGACCGGATGTGGGGTATGAGGCCATCGGTATCGTGGACTCGTCCCTGCCTACTGTGGCAGTCTTCGCCAAGGCAACAGAGAAGGACACGCCCAGGGCAGTAGTGGAGGAGACGGGAGAGAGCCTGAGATCAGTCACAGAGACTGAAGCT cTGTCTATCTTTGGTTCTGCCATGCAACAGGCTGCACCAGCTACTGTACCTGATCTAGAGGTTATG GAAGCCACACTACCGACCAAAGAG TCTCCGCCCTCTGCTGAGCCTGAAAAAGCGCCGACTCCTGAGGCTCAGCCAGAGCCAGCTCCAGCAGCTGTTGCACCTGCAGCAGAGCCCACTGCTGAGCCTGCTTCAGAAACTCCTCCTGAGCCAGCAGCAGCACCTGCTTCAGAAACTCCTCCTGAGCCAGCTGCAGCGCCTGCTTCTGATACCCCTGAGTCAGCTGCAGCACCTGCCTCAGAGGCCCCTGAGTCACCTGCTGAAACAGCTGCAGCACTTGAAGCTCCTTCTGAGCCAGCTGAAATTCCTTCCTCTGAGCCAGTTGCAACACCTGCTTCTGAGCCTGCAGCTGCTCCATCTGAAGCTCCTGCTGCAAACTCTGAAACACCCTCTACAGGAGAG GAGGCTGTGGCAGCCGAGTCTAGTGAAACAACAGCTGCCCCTGAAGTTGAG GGAGTGAGGGACACAAAGGTCTTTGACCTTGCAAACTATCCGTTTGCACTCTTCCCACATCCAGAG AGTGCGACAGATGAACCAGCCCCAGATGTAGAGGCAGCTGCCAAGCTTGTTGCTGAGGTGGAAGCTGAGAACAGGGTCGCTCCCACACCCAAGGAGGATTACGGGAAGGGTGTGATCTTCTATCTGAGAGACGACATCATCGTTGGTGTTGTGCTGTGGAACCTGTTCAACAGAATGCCCATCGCGAGAAAG ATCGTCAAGGAGGGGAAGCAGCATCAGGACCTGGCAGAGGTTGCCAAACTGTTTGATCTTCATGCTGATGAAGATTGA
- the LOC136436785 gene encoding apoptosis-inducing factor 1, mitochondrial-like isoform X5: MFRIAGSVTAARLTAACCRTVTTKQFQVHGASLHVLSSDTSRKTRHGPAHRTPPSWQSVRSMASAGESQSKINYIFFGLAALFGGGGIVYWWSRKYMRETSKDTPKKAAAAVSSASKEAAETVAEKPVPETTKSAPAAPPPAVETPAEAAPDAESKKLLDAVPQSYPDFEVMPEIPGHAKYLLIGGGTASFAAFRAIRASDAKAQVLVVTEEEELPYMRPPLSKELWYSDEPKLVEKMKFKQWNGKERSVYYNPPSFYVEPKELAYQENGGVAVVKGRKVMKLNPQKQVAVLDNGWEIFYDKVLIATGGRPRNIPVFERASQEVKDRVTLFRGIKDFKRLDEVSKNASSIVVVGGGFLGSELTCALGKRSRDSSLKVIQMFPEQGNMGKVLPEYLSQWTTAKVREEGATVKPETFVKRARFSDGKVILKLNTGEEISTDHVVVAVGLEPNTELAKESGLEVDDMHGGFRVNAELEARSDIWVAGDASSFYDIKLGRRRVEHHDHAVVSGRLAGENMTGAKKPYWHQSMFWSDLGPDVGYEAIGIVDSSLPTVAVFAKATEKDTPRAVVEETGESLRSVTETEALSIFGSAMQQAAPATVPDLEVMEATLPTKESPPSAEPEKAPTPEAQPEPAPAAVAPAAEPTAEPASETPPEPAAAPASDTPESAAAPASEAPESPAETAAALEAPSEPAEIPSSEPVATPASEPAAAPSEAPAANSETPSTGEEAVAAESSETTAAPEVESSAQPTEPSEVPSATDTEPSASEKTEGVRDTKVFDLANYPFALFPHPESATDEPAPDVEAAAKLVAEVEAENRVAPTPKEDYGKGVIFYLRDDIIVGVVLWNLFNRMPIARKIVKEGKQHQDLAEVAKLFDLHADED, from the exons ATGTTTCGGATAGCAGGATCGGTCACCGCTGCACGACTTACTGCAGCGTGCTGCAGGACGGTGACCACCAAGCAGTTCCAAGTTCACG GTGCTAGCCTGCATGTCTTATCATCAGACACGTCCAGAAAGACCAGACATGGCCCTGCTCACAGGACACCCCCTTCATGGCAGAGTGTGCGGTCTATGGCATCTGCGGGAGAATCCCAATCCAAGATTAACTATATATTTTTCGGGCTAGCTGCGTTATTTGGTGGTGGAGGTATCGTTTAT TGGTGGTCACGGAAG TACATGCGAGAAACATCCAAAGATACGCCAAAGAAAGCTGCAGCCGCTGTGTCTTCTGCAAGTAAGGAAGCCGCAGAGACAGTTGCTGAGAAACCTGTGCCAGAAACTACAAAATCGG CTCCAGCTGCTCCGCCACCAGCTGTAGAAACACCTGCTGAAGCAGCACCTGATGCTGAAA GCAAGAAACTGTTGGATGCGGTGCCTCAGTCCTACCCTGACTTTGAGGTCATGCCTGAAATCCCGGGCCATGCCAAGTACCTGCTGATTGGAGGGGGGACAGCGTCATTTGCTGCTTTCAGAGCAATCAGGGCAAGTGATGCGAAGGCTCAG GTCCTTGTGGTGACAGAAGAGGAGGAGCTTCCCTACATGAGGCCACCGCTGTCCAAGGAGCTGTGGTACAGCGACGAGCCCAAACTGGTGGAGAAAATGAAATTCAAGCAGTGGAATGGCAAGGAGAGAAG TGTCTACTATAACCCACCATCCTTCTATGTGGAGCCTAAAGAGTTGGCATACCAGGAAAACGGAGGAGTGGCTGTTGTCAAAGGAAGAAAG GTGATGAAGCTGAACCCACAGAAACAGGTGGCTGTGCTGGACAATGGGTGGGAAATCTTCTACGACAAGGTCCTCATCGCCACAGGTGGCAGACCTCGTAACATACCCGTGTTCGAGAGGGCATCACAGGAAGTCAAGGACAGGGTCACTCTCTTCAGAGGA ATCAAGGATTTTAAGAGACTGGATGAGGTGTCCAAGAATGCGAGCTCCATTGTAGTGGTGGGAGGGGGTTTCCTGGGGAGTGAGCTCACCTGTGCCCTGGGGAAGAGGAGTAGGGACTCCAGCCTCAAGGTCATCCAGATGTTCCCAGAGCAAG gGAATATGGGAAAAGTTCTCCCTGAGTACCTGAGCCAGTGGACAACAGCAAAAGTCAGAGAAG aGGGAGCCACTGTGAAACCAGAAACATTTGTGAAGAGAGCCAGGTTTAGTGATGGAAAGGTGATCCTCAAGCTCAACACAGGAGAAGAG ATCTCTACAGACCATGTAGTTGTGGCAGTAGGCCTGGAGCCCAACACAGAACTGGCCAAGGAGTCAGGACTGGAAGTAGACGACATGCACGGAGGCTTCAGAGTCAATGCTGAACTAGAGGCCAGATCTGACATCTGGGTG GCTGGCGACGCCTCCTCTTTCTATGACATCAAGCTGGGTCGGCGGAGGGTGGAACACCACGATCACGCTGTCGTCAGTGGCCGACTGGCTGGGGAAAACATGACGGGCGCCAAGAAACCCTACTGGCATCAGTCCATGTTCTG GTCTGACCTGGGACCGGATGTGGGGTATGAGGCCATCGGTATCGTGGACTCGTCCCTGCCTACTGTGGCAGTCTTCGCCAAGGCAACAGAGAAGGACACGCCCAGGGCAGTAGTGGAGGAGACGGGAGAGAGCCTGAGATCAGTCACAGAGACTGAAGCT cTGTCTATCTTTGGTTCTGCCATGCAACAGGCTGCACCAGCTACTGTACCTGATCTAGAGGTTATG GAAGCCACACTACCGACCAAAGAG TCTCCGCCCTCTGCTGAGCCTGAAAAAGCGCCGACTCCTGAGGCTCAGCCAGAGCCAGCTCCAGCAGCTGTTGCACCTGCAGCAGAGCCCACTGCTGAGC CTGCTTCAGAAACTCCTCCTGAGCCAGCTGCAGCGCCTGCTTCTGATACCCCTGAGTCAGCTGCAGCACCTGCCTCAGAGGCCCCTGAGTCACCTGCTGAAACAGCTGCAGCACTTGAAGCTCCTTCTGAGCCAGCTGAAATTCCTTCCTCTGAGCCAGTTGCAACACCTGCTTCTGAGCCTGCAGCTGCTCCATCTGAAGCTCCTGCTGCAAACTCTGAAACACCCTCTACAGGAGAG GAGGCTGTGGCAGCCGAGTCTAGTGAAACAACAGCTGCCCCTGAAGTTGAG TCATCTGCACAGCCAACAGAGCCTTCTGAAGTGCCCTCTGCCACTGACACTGAACCTTCAGCCTCTGAAAAGACTGAG GGAGTGAGGGACACAAAGGTCTTTGACCTTGCAAACTATCCGTTTGCACTCTTCCCACATCCAGAG AGTGCGACAGATGAACCAGCCCCAGATGTAGAGGCAGCTGCCAAGCTTGTTGCTGAGGTGGAAGCTGAGAACAGGGTCGCTCCCACACCCAAGGAGGATTACGGGAAGGGTGTGATCTTCTATCTGAGAGACGACATCATCGTTGGTGTTGTGCTGTGGAACCTGTTCAACAGAATGCCCATCGCGAGAAAG ATCGTCAAGGAGGGGAAGCAGCATCAGGACCTGGCAGAGGTTGCCAAACTGTTTGATCTTCATGCTGATGAAGATTGA
- the LOC136436785 gene encoding apoptosis-inducing factor 1, mitochondrial-like isoform X16: protein MFRIAGSVTAARLTAACCRTVTTKQFQVHGASLHVLSSDTSRKTRHGPAHRTPPSWQSVRSMASAGESQSKINYIFFGLAALFGGGGIVYWWSRKYMRETSKDTPKKAAAAVSSASKEAAETVAEKPVPETTKSAPAAPPPAVETPAEAAPDAESKKLLDAVPQSYPDFEVMPEIPGHAKYLLIGGGTASFAAFRAIRASDAKAQVLVVTEEEELPYMRPPLSKELWYSDEPKLVEKMKFKQWNGKERSVYYNPPSFYVEPKELAYQENGGVAVVKGRKVMKLNPQKQVAVLDNGWEIFYDKVLIATGGRPRNIPVFERASQEVKDRVTLFRGIKDFKRLDEVSKNASSIVVVGGGFLGSELTCALGKRSRDSSLKVIQMFPEQGNMGKVLPEYLSQWTTAKVREEGATVKPETFVKRARFSDGKVILKLNTGEEISTDHVVVAVGLEPNTELAKESGLEVDDMHGGFRVNAELEARSDIWVAGDASSFYDIKLGRRRVEHHDHAVVSGRLAGENMTGAKKPYWHQSMFWSDLGPDVGYEAIGIVDSSLPTVAVFAKATEKDTPRAVVEETGESLRSVTETEAEATLPTKEEAVAAESSETTAAPEVESSAQPTEPSEVPSATDTEPSASEKTEGVRDTKVFDLANYPFALFPHPESATDEPAPDVEAAAKLVAEVEAENRVAPTPKEDYGKGVIFYLRDDIIVGVVLWNLFNRMPIARKIVKEGKQHQDLAEVAKLFDLHADED, encoded by the exons ATGTTTCGGATAGCAGGATCGGTCACCGCTGCACGACTTACTGCAGCGTGCTGCAGGACGGTGACCACCAAGCAGTTCCAAGTTCACG GTGCTAGCCTGCATGTCTTATCATCAGACACGTCCAGAAAGACCAGACATGGCCCTGCTCACAGGACACCCCCTTCATGGCAGAGTGTGCGGTCTATGGCATCTGCGGGAGAATCCCAATCCAAGATTAACTATATATTTTTCGGGCTAGCTGCGTTATTTGGTGGTGGAGGTATCGTTTAT TGGTGGTCACGGAAG TACATGCGAGAAACATCCAAAGATACGCCAAAGAAAGCTGCAGCCGCTGTGTCTTCTGCAAGTAAGGAAGCCGCAGAGACAGTTGCTGAGAAACCTGTGCCAGAAACTACAAAATCGG CTCCAGCTGCTCCGCCACCAGCTGTAGAAACACCTGCTGAAGCAGCACCTGATGCTGAAA GCAAGAAACTGTTGGATGCGGTGCCTCAGTCCTACCCTGACTTTGAGGTCATGCCTGAAATCCCGGGCCATGCCAAGTACCTGCTGATTGGAGGGGGGACAGCGTCATTTGCTGCTTTCAGAGCAATCAGGGCAAGTGATGCGAAGGCTCAG GTCCTTGTGGTGACAGAAGAGGAGGAGCTTCCCTACATGAGGCCACCGCTGTCCAAGGAGCTGTGGTACAGCGACGAGCCCAAACTGGTGGAGAAAATGAAATTCAAGCAGTGGAATGGCAAGGAGAGAAG TGTCTACTATAACCCACCATCCTTCTATGTGGAGCCTAAAGAGTTGGCATACCAGGAAAACGGAGGAGTGGCTGTTGTCAAAGGAAGAAAG GTGATGAAGCTGAACCCACAGAAACAGGTGGCTGTGCTGGACAATGGGTGGGAAATCTTCTACGACAAGGTCCTCATCGCCACAGGTGGCAGACCTCGTAACATACCCGTGTTCGAGAGGGCATCACAGGAAGTCAAGGACAGGGTCACTCTCTTCAGAGGA ATCAAGGATTTTAAGAGACTGGATGAGGTGTCCAAGAATGCGAGCTCCATTGTAGTGGTGGGAGGGGGTTTCCTGGGGAGTGAGCTCACCTGTGCCCTGGGGAAGAGGAGTAGGGACTCCAGCCTCAAGGTCATCCAGATGTTCCCAGAGCAAG gGAATATGGGAAAAGTTCTCCCTGAGTACCTGAGCCAGTGGACAACAGCAAAAGTCAGAGAAG aGGGAGCCACTGTGAAACCAGAAACATTTGTGAAGAGAGCCAGGTTTAGTGATGGAAAGGTGATCCTCAAGCTCAACACAGGAGAAGAG ATCTCTACAGACCATGTAGTTGTGGCAGTAGGCCTGGAGCCCAACACAGAACTGGCCAAGGAGTCAGGACTGGAAGTAGACGACATGCACGGAGGCTTCAGAGTCAATGCTGAACTAGAGGCCAGATCTGACATCTGGGTG GCTGGCGACGCCTCCTCTTTCTATGACATCAAGCTGGGTCGGCGGAGGGTGGAACACCACGATCACGCTGTCGTCAGTGGCCGACTGGCTGGGGAAAACATGACGGGCGCCAAGAAACCCTACTGGCATCAGTCCATGTTCTG GTCTGACCTGGGACCGGATGTGGGGTATGAGGCCATCGGTATCGTGGACTCGTCCCTGCCTACTGTGGCAGTCTTCGCCAAGGCAACAGAGAAGGACACGCCCAGGGCAGTAGTGGAGGAGACGGGAGAGAGCCTGAGATCAGTCACAGAGACTGAAGCT GAAGCCACACTACCGACCAAAGAG GAGGCTGTGGCAGCCGAGTCTAGTGAAACAACAGCTGCCCCTGAAGTTGAG TCATCTGCACAGCCAACAGAGCCTTCTGAAGTGCCCTCTGCCACTGACACTGAACCTTCAGCCTCTGAAAAGACTGAG GGAGTGAGGGACACAAAGGTCTTTGACCTTGCAAACTATCCGTTTGCACTCTTCCCACATCCAGAG AGTGCGACAGATGAACCAGCCCCAGATGTAGAGGCAGCTGCCAAGCTTGTTGCTGAGGTGGAAGCTGAGAACAGGGTCGCTCCCACACCCAAGGAGGATTACGGGAAGGGTGTGATCTTCTATCTGAGAGACGACATCATCGTTGGTGTTGTGCTGTGGAACCTGTTCAACAGAATGCCCATCGCGAGAAAG ATCGTCAAGGAGGGGAAGCAGCATCAGGACCTGGCAGAGGTTGCCAAACTGTTTGATCTTCATGCTGATGAAGATTGA
- the LOC136436785 gene encoding apoptosis-inducing factor 1, mitochondrial-like isoform X18 gives MFRIAGSVTAARLTAACCRTVTTKQFQVHGASLHVLSSDTSRKTRHGPAHRTPPSWQSVRSMASAGESQSKINYIFFGLAALFGGGGIVYWWSRKYMRETSKDTPKKAAAAVSSASKEAAETVAEKPVPETTKSAPAAPPPAVETPAEAAPDAESKKLLDAVPQSYPDFEVMPEIPGHAKYLLIGGGTASFAAFRAIRASDAKAQVLVVTEEEELPYMRPPLSKELWYSDEPKLVEKMKFKQWNGKERSVYYNPPSFYVEPKELAYQENGGVAVVKGRKVMKLNPQKQVAVLDNGWEIFYDKVLIATGGRPRNIPVFERASQEVKDRVTLFRGIKDFKRLDEVSKNASSIVVVGGGFLGSELTCALGKRSRDSSLKVIQMFPEQGNMGKVLPEYLSQWTTAKVREEGATVKPETFVKRARFSDGKVILKLNTGEEISTDHVVVAVGLEPNTELAKESGLEVDDMHGGFRVNAELEARSDIWVAGDASSFYDIKLGRRRVEHHDHAVVSGRLAGENMTGAKKPYWHQSMFWSDLGPDVGYEAIGIVDSSLPTVAVFAKATEKDTPRAVVEETGESLRSVTETEAEATLPTKEEAVAAESSETTAAPEVEPTEPSEVPSATDTEPSASEKTEGVRDTKVFDLANYPFALFPHPESATDEPAPDVEAAAKLVAEVEAENRVAPTPKEDYGKGVIFYLRDDIIVGVVLWNLFNRMPIARKIVKEGKQHQDLAEVAKLFDLHADED, from the exons ATGTTTCGGATAGCAGGATCGGTCACCGCTGCACGACTTACTGCAGCGTGCTGCAGGACGGTGACCACCAAGCAGTTCCAAGTTCACG GTGCTAGCCTGCATGTCTTATCATCAGACACGTCCAGAAAGACCAGACATGGCCCTGCTCACAGGACACCCCCTTCATGGCAGAGTGTGCGGTCTATGGCATCTGCGGGAGAATCCCAATCCAAGATTAACTATATATTTTTCGGGCTAGCTGCGTTATTTGGTGGTGGAGGTATCGTTTAT TGGTGGTCACGGAAG TACATGCGAGAAACATCCAAAGATACGCCAAAGAAAGCTGCAGCCGCTGTGTCTTCTGCAAGTAAGGAAGCCGCAGAGACAGTTGCTGAGAAACCTGTGCCAGAAACTACAAAATCGG CTCCAGCTGCTCCGCCACCAGCTGTAGAAACACCTGCTGAAGCAGCACCTGATGCTGAAA GCAAGAAACTGTTGGATGCGGTGCCTCAGTCCTACCCTGACTTTGAGGTCATGCCTGAAATCCCGGGCCATGCCAAGTACCTGCTGATTGGAGGGGGGACAGCGTCATTTGCTGCTTTCAGAGCAATCAGGGCAAGTGATGCGAAGGCTCAG GTCCTTGTGGTGACAGAAGAGGAGGAGCTTCCCTACATGAGGCCACCGCTGTCCAAGGAGCTGTGGTACAGCGACGAGCCCAAACTGGTGGAGAAAATGAAATTCAAGCAGTGGAATGGCAAGGAGAGAAG TGTCTACTATAACCCACCATCCTTCTATGTGGAGCCTAAAGAGTTGGCATACCAGGAAAACGGAGGAGTGGCTGTTGTCAAAGGAAGAAAG GTGATGAAGCTGAACCCACAGAAACAGGTGGCTGTGCTGGACAATGGGTGGGAAATCTTCTACGACAAGGTCCTCATCGCCACAGGTGGCAGACCTCGTAACATACCCGTGTTCGAGAGGGCATCACAGGAAGTCAAGGACAGGGTCACTCTCTTCAGAGGA ATCAAGGATTTTAAGAGACTGGATGAGGTGTCCAAGAATGCGAGCTCCATTGTAGTGGTGGGAGGGGGTTTCCTGGGGAGTGAGCTCACCTGTGCCCTGGGGAAGAGGAGTAGGGACTCCAGCCTCAAGGTCATCCAGATGTTCCCAGAGCAAG gGAATATGGGAAAAGTTCTCCCTGAGTACCTGAGCCAGTGGACAACAGCAAAAGTCAGAGAAG aGGGAGCCACTGTGAAACCAGAAACATTTGTGAAGAGAGCCAGGTTTAGTGATGGAAAGGTGATCCTCAAGCTCAACACAGGAGAAGAG ATCTCTACAGACCATGTAGTTGTGGCAGTAGGCCTGGAGCCCAACACAGAACTGGCCAAGGAGTCAGGACTGGAAGTAGACGACATGCACGGAGGCTTCAGAGTCAATGCTGAACTAGAGGCCAGATCTGACATCTGGGTG GCTGGCGACGCCTCCTCTTTCTATGACATCAAGCTGGGTCGGCGGAGGGTGGAACACCACGATCACGCTGTCGTCAGTGGCCGACTGGCTGGGGAAAACATGACGGGCGCCAAGAAACCCTACTGGCATCAGTCCATGTTCTG GTCTGACCTGGGACCGGATGTGGGGTATGAGGCCATCGGTATCGTGGACTCGTCCCTGCCTACTGTGGCAGTCTTCGCCAAGGCAACAGAGAAGGACACGCCCAGGGCAGTAGTGGAGGAGACGGGAGAGAGCCTGAGATCAGTCACAGAGACTGAAGCT GAAGCCACACTACCGACCAAAGAG GAGGCTGTGGCAGCCGAGTCTAGTGAAACAACAGCTGCCCCTGAAGTTGAG CCAACAGAGCCTTCTGAAGTGCCCTCTGCCACTGACACTGAACCTTCAGCCTCTGAAAAGACTGAG GGAGTGAGGGACACAAAGGTCTTTGACCTTGCAAACTATCCGTTTGCACTCTTCCCACATCCAGAG AGTGCGACAGATGAACCAGCCCCAGATGTAGAGGCAGCTGCCAAGCTTGTTGCTGAGGTGGAAGCTGAGAACAGGGTCGCTCCCACACCCAAGGAGGATTACGGGAAGGGTGTGATCTTCTATCTGAGAGACGACATCATCGTTGGTGTTGTGCTGTGGAACCTGTTCAACAGAATGCCCATCGCGAGAAAG ATCGTCAAGGAGGGGAAGCAGCATCAGGACCTGGCAGAGGTTGCCAAACTGTTTGATCTTCATGCTGATGAAGATTGA